The sequence AGCCGTCAGGCGGGTTTCGAAGCGCGGCGCCGCGCACGCGGAGGCAAGGAGTCACCGGCGCGTATCCGTCCGGAACTCGAAGAGGCCCTCTCTCCCTATCCTTCGCGATCCTCCTCCTCCCGCTTGCAGGCCACGCACAGTCGCGCATAGGGAATTGCGCGCAACCGTTCCAGAGGAATCTCCGCCTGACAGCTCTCGCAGATGCCGAAGGTGCGATCCCGGATCCGTTCGAGCGCCTCTTCGATCTCCTGGATCTCCTGGCTCACCCCCTCCGCCCGCTCGAACGAAAAGTCCTGTTCGAAGGCGTCGCTCGCCAGATCCGCCAGATGCACCGGCAGGCTCGAAAGCTCGCCGGAGTCCCCGCCGCGGTGCCGGGCGCCGTCTTCCAACCCCTTCACATCCCCGAGCAAGGCCTCTTTCCGCCGCTTCAGCAGCTCCTCGAATTCGTGCAAGGACGACCGCGAATCTCCGCCCCTGGGGTCGCCCCCCTCCGGCATCCGGGATCCTTTCATACCGTGCTCCTGATCGAAACCTTGAAATGGTTCCGGAATCCCCCTTGGGGGAACCGGGCATCGCCGGAATCGGGGCGCATCGACCGGGAGCTCAGGGGGATACCTGGCGCTGCGGGAGCCTTCCGTCCGTCCTGCGGTGCACGCGTCGAGTCCTTTCCCCGAAGACCGCGCCCGGGGTGTTCGCCCAACAGATCCCGGGAAGCCCGCGCCGTTATGGATCAATTGCGCTCCGGACACCCATAACGCCGCGTCCCCTCCGGGGATCGCGTTTGAGGAGACAATCCCCGGAGACCCCTTATGGCCAACGCCCCCCGCATTCCTGCCGAGCTTGTCCGCCGAAAGATGACCTCGGGAGAGGACACCCTCGTCGTAT is a genomic window of Planctomycetota bacterium containing:
- a CDS encoding TraR/DksA C4-type zinc finger protein; this encodes MKGSRMPEGGDPRGGDSRSSLHEFEELLKRRKEALLGDVKGLEDGARHRGGDSGELSSLPVHLADLASDAFEQDFSFERAEGVSQEIQEIEEALERIRDRTFGICESCQAEIPLERLRAIPYARLCVACKREEEDREG